In one Natronosalvus amylolyticus genomic region, the following are encoded:
- a CDS encoding DUF7405 family protein — MERSSRTLSRRAFVRSAVAIGGASALAACLDRESETDISRGLEPDELETLPQRQHAWVDYERTDEHGNSIPPEHHVALHLEYVGGGPETMSEERETVESAFETLDRAYARGSDGLLFTVGYGPTYFGRFDESLPDPVDVPEPESLSPIEDPELDSYDVMIHLASDHGSAVLSAEEALRGDLETLNGVDVGSSLEGIFEVAERRTGFIGEGLPADNQSGIDGIPDSEPVPDDAPLFMGFKSGFKKSQATEDRVTIQEGPFADGTTTHLSLIRLHLNQWYEQDSREIRERKMFCPAHAEENRIEGAGHNLGDSSQVGGCAERTLEDAKEHGMVGHAQKSARAREDGRPIILRRDFNSTDNDEAGLHFLCHQRSIDDFVATRAAMTGSDIADESAITARMNNGILQYMTVRRRANYLVPPRRHRSLPLPNPR; from the coding sequence ATGGAACGGTCCTCGCGTACACTCTCGCGCCGGGCATTCGTCCGCAGCGCAGTCGCTATCGGTGGTGCGAGTGCCCTCGCCGCATGTCTCGACCGAGAGTCGGAGACGGATATCTCACGAGGCCTCGAACCCGACGAACTCGAGACGCTGCCCCAGCGCCAACACGCCTGGGTCGACTACGAACGAACGGACGAGCACGGTAATTCGATACCACCAGAACACCACGTCGCGCTGCATCTCGAGTACGTGGGTGGCGGTCCCGAGACGATGAGCGAGGAGCGAGAAACTGTCGAATCGGCCTTCGAAACACTCGATCGAGCGTACGCTCGAGGGAGTGACGGACTCCTGTTCACCGTCGGCTACGGCCCGACGTACTTCGGTCGGTTCGATGAGTCGCTTCCGGACCCCGTCGACGTACCGGAACCGGAATCGCTTTCGCCGATCGAGGATCCCGAACTCGACAGCTACGACGTGATGATTCACCTCGCGAGCGACCACGGCAGCGCCGTTCTGAGCGCCGAGGAAGCACTGCGTGGCGACCTCGAGACGCTCAACGGTGTCGACGTCGGGAGCTCGCTCGAGGGAATTTTCGAGGTTGCTGAACGCCGAACGGGATTTATTGGGGAGGGACTCCCGGCGGACAACCAGTCGGGTATCGATGGCATTCCCGACAGCGAACCAGTCCCCGATGACGCCCCGCTTTTCATGGGATTTAAGTCAGGTTTCAAGAAGAGTCAGGCGACAGAAGACCGCGTCACGATTCAGGAGGGCCCCTTCGCCGATGGTACCACGACGCACCTCTCGCTCATCCGACTGCATCTCAACCAGTGGTACGAACAGGACAGCCGAGAGATCCGCGAACGGAAGATGTTCTGTCCTGCACACGCGGAAGAAAATCGCATCGAAGGCGCAGGACACAACCTCGGCGATTCGTCCCAGGTCGGTGGCTGTGCCGAGCGCACCCTCGAGGACGCCAAAGAGCACGGAATGGTTGGCCACGCCCAGAAATCTGCCCGTGCTCGAGAGGATGGGCGGCCGATTATTCTCCGTCGCGATTTCAACTCGACGGACAACGACGAAGCAGGCCTTCACTTTCTGTGCCATCAGCGATCGATCGACGATTTCGTCGCGACCAGGGCAGCCATGACGGGGTCAGATATCGCGGATGAGTCTGCGATTACGGCCCGCATGAACAACGGTATTCTGCAGTATATGACTGTCCGGCGACGGGCGAATTATCTCGTCCCGCCGCGTCGACATCGCTCGCTTCCACTGCCGAATCCTCG
- a CDS encoding HAD family hydrolase, protein MEYDAVIFDNDGVLTTLTDHEKLRRASAYAFETHGVEDPTRDDLETLFSPTVEGVHDIANRYDIDADSLWAARERAAIEEQREAIVSGEKTLYGDVTTITDLEVPRAIVSNNQHETIETIVDYFDLEGFDPYYGREPTIAGIERKKPTPYYLENAIDDMGCSNPLYVGDSWVDVAVSETIGIDSVFLRRSHREAYQFSQYGFDGEPTYEIAGLDGLPAILD, encoded by the coding sequence ATGGAGTACGACGCAGTCATCTTCGATAACGACGGCGTGTTGACGACCTTGACCGATCACGAAAAACTCAGACGGGCGTCGGCATACGCGTTCGAAACACACGGAGTCGAAGATCCAACGAGAGATGACCTCGAGACGTTGTTTTCGCCAACGGTCGAGGGAGTTCACGATATCGCAAACCGCTACGATATCGACGCTGATTCACTGTGGGCAGCACGCGAACGCGCGGCAATCGAGGAACAGCGGGAGGCGATTGTCTCCGGGGAGAAAACCCTCTATGGAGACGTGACGACGATAACCGACCTCGAGGTCCCTCGTGCAATCGTGAGCAACAATCAGCACGAAACGATCGAAACCATCGTCGACTATTTCGACCTCGAGGGATTCGATCCCTACTACGGTCGAGAACCGACTATCGCCGGTATCGAACGGAAAAAGCCAACCCCCTACTACCTGGAGAACGCCATCGACGACATGGGCTGTTCGAACCCGTTGTACGTCGGCGATAGCTGGGTCGACGTCGCCGTCTCCGAAACCATCGGAATCGACTCCGTCTTCCTTCGACGGTCACACCGTGAGGCCTACCAGTTTTCACAGTACGGGTTCGACGGCGAGCCAACCTACGAAATAGCGGGACTGGATGGGCTCCCTGCTATTCTTGACTGA
- a CDS encoding DUF6735 family protein: protein MGHRALLAYRRPDRLYDLRYSHWGGDELELFEYLGPDSPLAHGRIDAELLADAVALDSVLTDYLDPGGYEALYLVSQDFEIQAYRVCWLEWHDGREQGRGALIDVEPGDRDLQVQTWFRATKTALADIVEMGVLSRRAAQSYLEARITEDQNGYFYTYGSETAVPDRTEPLFDAFLGEFESS, encoded by the coding sequence ATGGGACATAGAGCGCTTCTCGCCTATCGCCGACCAGACCGGTTGTACGATCTACGGTACAGCCACTGGGGTGGTGACGAACTCGAGTTGTTCGAGTATCTGGGCCCGGACTCACCACTGGCTCACGGCCGTATCGACGCCGAACTGCTCGCCGATGCTGTTGCGCTGGATAGTGTTCTCACGGATTATCTCGATCCCGGCGGGTACGAGGCCCTGTATCTGGTGTCTCAAGACTTCGAAATCCAGGCCTATCGCGTCTGCTGGCTCGAGTGGCACGACGGTCGGGAACAGGGCCGTGGCGCCCTCATCGACGTCGAACCAGGAGATCGGGATTTGCAGGTACAGACGTGGTTTCGCGCAACAAAGACCGCACTCGCAGATATCGTCGAGATGGGTGTTCTCTCGCGGCGGGCGGCACAGTCCTATCTCGAAGCGCGAATCACAGAAGACCAGAACGGCTATTTTTACACGTACGGTTCGGAGACAGCGGTTCCCGATCGAACGGAACCCCTTTTCGACGCCTTCCTTGGCGAATTTGAATCGTCCTAG
- a CDS encoding branched-chain amino acid transaminase, with protein MGFDEMDVDTIWMDGEFVDWDDAQVHVLTHAMHYGTGVFEGARCYDTENGPAIFRWEEHVDRLFDSCLPYEMEIDHSPAELTEATKELINRQDLASCYIRPLVYYGYNSLGVSPSDCPTRTMIAVWPWGAYLGEDALENGIDVMVSSWRKHASSQIPTNVKTTGLYVNSLLAGEEARRNGCAEAIVLNKEGNVAEGPGENIFLVRDGEIFTPGLSESILDGITRNSVTRIARDLGYTVNDAVSISRGELYTADELFFTGSAAEVTPIKQVDNVAIGDGSRGPITEEIQQKFFDVVERRTDKYEEWFEYV; from the coding sequence ATGGGATTCGACGAGATGGACGTCGACACGATCTGGATGGATGGCGAGTTCGTCGACTGGGATGACGCGCAGGTCCACGTTCTCACACACGCAATGCACTATGGAACCGGCGTGTTTGAGGGTGCACGGTGTTACGATACTGAAAACGGACCAGCGATCTTTCGCTGGGAGGAGCACGTCGATCGACTCTTCGACTCCTGTCTTCCATACGAGATGGAAATCGACCACTCCCCTGCGGAATTGACCGAGGCCACGAAAGAACTCATCAACCGGCAGGATCTGGCCTCGTGTTACATTCGCCCGCTGGTCTACTACGGCTACAATAGCCTTGGCGTCAGTCCGAGTGACTGCCCCACCCGAACGATGATCGCCGTCTGGCCGTGGGGGGCCTATCTCGGTGAAGACGCCCTCGAGAACGGTATCGACGTGATGGTTTCGTCCTGGCGAAAGCACGCCTCGAGTCAGATTCCAACCAACGTGAAGACCACGGGGCTCTACGTCAACAGCCTTCTCGCAGGAGAAGAAGCGCGGCGAAACGGCTGTGCCGAAGCGATCGTTCTTAACAAGGAGGGCAACGTCGCCGAAGGCCCGGGCGAGAACATCTTCCTCGTGCGCGATGGCGAGATTTTCACACCCGGACTCTCCGAATCGATTCTGGATGGGATCACGCGAAACTCGGTCACTCGCATCGCTCGAGATCTCGGCTACACGGTCAACGATGCGGTTTCGATTTCCCGTGGCGAACTCTATACGGCCGACGAACTGTTCTTTACCGGTTCGGCTGCCGAAGTGACGCCGATCAAGCAAGTCGACAACGTTGCCATCGGTGACGGGTCTCGAGGCCCGATTACCGAGGAAATCCAGCAGAAATTCTTCGACGTCGTCGAACGACGAACCGACAAGTACGAAGAGTGGTTCGAATACGTCTAG
- the ribB gene encoding 3,4-dihydroxy-2-butanone-4-phosphate synthase gives MNGPDTSTNHRSEQLSTSTTPGSTGAQRTAGSTVDDAIEALENGEPILVHDAADREGETDLIYHADAVTPDAVSRLRNDAGGLICVALGDSVAESFGLPFYTDVVDHPATTDHDLGYDERSSFSLTVNHRETYTGITDADRSLTIRSLGRAANNPDETVFEETFRVPGHVHLLRAAPDLLAQREGHTELGVALAVEGDLPPAVVVCEMLDDTSGQALTPEDAQSYAERHDFVYLEGRDVLESFYSSQ, from the coding sequence ATGAACGGACCAGATACGAGCACGAACCATCGGAGTGAACAGTTATCAACCAGTACCACACCGGGGAGCACTGGTGCCCAGCGCACCGCCGGTTCGACGGTTGACGATGCAATCGAGGCCCTCGAGAACGGAGAACCGATTCTCGTTCACGATGCCGCCGACCGGGAGGGTGAGACCGACCTGATTTACCACGCCGATGCGGTCACGCCGGATGCCGTTTCTCGCCTCCGAAACGACGCTGGCGGGCTGATCTGTGTCGCACTCGGTGATTCAGTTGCTGAATCGTTTGGCCTCCCCTTTTACACCGACGTCGTCGATCATCCAGCGACCACCGATCACGACCTTGGCTACGACGAACGTTCTTCGTTTTCACTGACAGTCAACCACCGGGAGACGTACACCGGCATCACCGACGCGGACCGATCATTGACAATTCGATCACTCGGACGTGCGGCCAATAACCCCGACGAAACCGTGTTCGAGGAGACGTTCAGAGTACCCGGACACGTCCATCTCCTACGGGCCGCACCGGACCTGCTTGCACAACGGGAAGGGCATACGGAACTCGGCGTTGCCCTGGCTGTAGAAGGCGACCTTCCGCCAGCGGTTGTCGTCTGTGAGATGCTCGACGACACCTCCGGACAGGCGTTGACTCCCGAGGATGCACAGTCGTATGCCGAGCGTCACGACTTCGTGTACCTCGAGGGGCGTGACGTCCTCGAGAGTTTCTATAGTAGCCAGTGA
- a CDS encoding CTP-dependent riboflavin kinase: protein MHETVQSTVGYDELAVLKLLALDGGLAGERKISCSVLAEQLDASNQTASRRLQRLESEGYLERDTVADGQWITITDAGTSALRSEYEAYRRIFENNATIELEGTVTSGMGEGRHYISLSGYKRQFEDRLGYEPFLGTLNVELTDDSIRRRSAMSSLESIPIDGWEDEERTYGPAACHPATVELSDGTRYETAHTIAPERTHHDEDQLELIAPDKLRDEFDLTDDSHVTIIVGDH, encoded by the coding sequence ATGCACGAGACTGTTCAATCTACCGTCGGGTACGACGAACTCGCCGTACTCAAGCTACTCGCGCTGGACGGTGGATTGGCGGGCGAGCGGAAAATCTCCTGTTCAGTCCTGGCAGAGCAGTTGGACGCGTCGAATCAGACCGCATCCAGACGCCTCCAGCGACTCGAGAGCGAGGGGTATCTCGAACGTGACACAGTCGCCGACGGACAGTGGATCACGATAACCGATGCTGGGACTAGCGCCCTTCGCTCGGAGTACGAGGCGTACAGGCGTATTTTCGAGAACAATGCGACGATCGAACTCGAGGGAACCGTCACGAGCGGGATGGGCGAAGGCCGTCACTACATTTCACTTTCGGGGTACAAACGACAGTTCGAAGACCGCCTGGGATACGAACCGTTTCTCGGGACACTCAACGTCGAACTCACCGACGACAGCATTCGACGACGAAGTGCGATGTCCTCACTCGAGTCGATCCCGATCGATGGCTGGGAAGACGAGGAACGCACCTACGGCCCAGCCGCCTGCCATCCTGCCACGGTCGAATTGAGCGATGGCACTCGCTACGAGACAGCCCACACGATCGCCCCCGAACGAACCCACCACGACGAAGATCAACTCGAATTGATCGCACCGGACAAACTGCGTGACGAATTCGATCTCACGGACGACAGCCACGTAACGATAATCGTCGGAGATCACTGA
- a CDS encoding DICT sensory domain-containing protein gives MSLRSFIDETASSSRQLAVFDGSVDGPLESMLAETFEEQPLDLTIDEAANSTPSIEADTKVVLIEDDRVVAESSLMELYDALLAINSDLFITGARELGEIELPDVLANLDNQEFRLRGYPLAHKEKFLLIVISRYIEQLAWETGRGTLRSSFQNLSRVTDEVGTHNVYKSMGETGVDVHLYGYESAESDIDDLQSGLEVSVHAGDSAEHHNAWFVVFRPDEWTEQKKGAALVCLEMEPRIWDGFWTYDRERVVAIDEYIAATL, from the coding sequence GTGTCGCTGCGTTCATTTATCGATGAGACTGCCTCTAGCTCGCGCCAACTCGCTGTCTTCGACGGGAGCGTGGATGGTCCCCTCGAGTCGATGTTAGCGGAAACGTTCGAAGAACAGCCGCTCGATTTGACAATCGACGAAGCTGCTAATTCGACACCTTCCATCGAAGCCGATACGAAAGTCGTGTTGATCGAAGACGATCGAGTCGTCGCTGAATCTTCCTTGATGGAGCTGTACGATGCACTGTTGGCCATCAATTCCGATCTGTTCATCACTGGGGCGCGTGAACTCGGCGAAATCGAATTACCCGACGTCCTTGCAAACCTGGATAACCAGGAGTTCAGACTCCGAGGGTATCCGCTTGCACACAAAGAGAAGTTTTTACTGATCGTCATCTCACGGTATATCGAACAGTTAGCCTGGGAAACGGGGCGCGGGACGCTTCGGAGCTCGTTCCAGAACCTTTCCCGCGTGACCGACGAAGTGGGAACGCACAACGTCTACAAATCGATGGGGGAAACGGGTGTCGACGTGCACCTGTACGGGTACGAATCCGCGGAGTCGGATATCGATGATCTTCAATCGGGCCTCGAGGTTAGCGTCCACGCGGGCGATTCAGCCGAACACCACAACGCCTGGTTCGTCGTCTTCCGCCCTGACGAGTGGACCGAACAGAAAAAGGGGGCAGCACTCGTCTGTCTGGAGATGGAGCCGCGAATCTGGGATGGATTCTGGACGTACGACCGAGAGCGCGTCGTAGCGATCGATGAATACATTGCAGCGACGCTCTAA
- the twy1 gene encoding 4-demethylwyosine synthase TYW1, with protein MQVDSPNYHNENHTAAQTCGWTANALRGEGKCYKNIWYGIESHRCIQMTPVVRCNERCVFCWRDHNGHAYELDGVEWDDPEAVVDASIRLQKKLLSGFGGNDKVPRSAFDEAMEPRHVAISLDGEPSLYPYLPELIEAFHDRDITTFLVSNGTRPAVLRECDPTQLYVSVDAPERWTFDQVVKAMEDDAWEKLVETMDVLAAKDETRTVLRTTLIDGENMRDPDWYAAFYQRADPDFVELKAYMHVGHSRGRLDRSSMPEHEDVMEFANAVATHMPEFTEVKGVPPSRVALLSKTEDTWVPKLKKDSEFWERDPVASD; from the coding sequence ATGCAGGTCGATTCGCCGAATTATCACAACGAGAATCACACGGCAGCCCAGACCTGTGGCTGGACGGCAAACGCATTGCGCGGCGAGGGTAAATGCTACAAAAACATCTGGTACGGAATCGAGTCACACCGCTGTATTCAGATGACGCCCGTGGTTCGATGTAACGAGCGCTGTGTCTTTTGCTGGCGCGATCACAACGGCCACGCGTACGAACTCGACGGCGTCGAGTGGGACGATCCCGAAGCGGTCGTTGACGCCTCGATTCGCTTACAAAAGAAGTTACTCTCGGGCTTTGGCGGAAACGACAAAGTTCCCCGCTCGGCGTTCGACGAGGCCATGGAACCGCGCCACGTCGCGATCAGTCTCGACGGTGAGCCGTCACTGTACCCGTATCTCCCGGAACTCATCGAGGCGTTTCACGACCGCGATATCACGACGTTTCTGGTATCAAACGGAACTCGACCAGCAGTCCTCCGGGAGTGTGATCCGACCCAGTTGTACGTCAGCGTCGACGCGCCGGAGCGATGGACGTTCGATCAGGTCGTCAAAGCGATGGAAGACGACGCCTGGGAGAAACTCGTCGAAACCATGGACGTCCTCGCAGCAAAAGACGAGACACGAACCGTGCTTCGAACGACGCTCATCGACGGTGAGAACATGCGAGACCCCGACTGGTACGCCGCGTTCTATCAGCGGGCGGACCCCGATTTCGTCGAACTCAAAGCGTACATGCACGTGGGACACTCTCGAGGACGTCTCGACCGATCGTCGATGCCCGAACACGAGGATGTCATGGAGTTTGCGAACGCCGTCGCCACCCACATGCCCGAGTTCACTGAAGTAAAAGGTGTGCCACCTTCGAGAGTTGCGCTGCTCTCGAAGACGGAGGATACGTGGGTCCCGAAATTGAAAAAGGACAGCGAGTTCTGGGAACGCGATCCAGTCGCGAGCGATTGA
- a CDS encoding HAD-IIB family hydrolase, which yields MSTDPPLILDIDGTLTRPDRWGIDPRVFDPLWNWNGPVVFATGKAFPYPIALCHFIGIPQLVVAENGGVVYTDDSVTITADRSGTQAVVDAYLEAGYTLGWGPEDTVNRWRETEVAISREQPAEPLREIAAELGLEVLDTGYAYHVIDPNTSKGNGVRLVAETEGFDLTNAVAVGDSINDVSTFEVVGRSFAVANADTHAKAAADEVLEAEHADGTLDVLERVRGTGT from the coding sequence ATGTCTACTGACCCGCCCTTGATTCTCGATATCGATGGGACGCTGACCCGTCCGGACCGCTGGGGTATCGACCCACGCGTGTTCGATCCGTTATGGAACTGGAACGGCCCCGTCGTATTCGCCACGGGGAAAGCGTTCCCATACCCTATCGCTCTCTGTCACTTTATTGGAATTCCACAGCTTGTCGTCGCGGAAAACGGTGGCGTCGTATACACCGACGATTCGGTGACGATTACCGCTGATCGGAGTGGGACACAGGCAGTTGTCGATGCGTACCTCGAGGCGGGCTACACCCTCGGTTGGGGTCCGGAAGACACCGTCAATCGGTGGCGAGAAACCGAGGTCGCCATCAGTCGCGAGCAACCAGCGGAGCCACTGCGCGAAATTGCAGCCGAACTCGGTCTCGAGGTACTCGACACCGGCTACGCCTACCACGTCATCGATCCAAACACGTCGAAAGGCAACGGCGTCCGCCTCGTCGCCGAAACCGAAGGATTCGACCTCACCAACGCGGTCGCCGTCGGCGATTCGATCAACGACGTCTCAACGTTCGAAGTCGTCGGCCGGAGCTTTGCCGTCGCTAACGCCGATACCCACGCGAAAGCAGCCGCCGACGAGGTCCTCGAGGCTGAACACGCCGATGGGACGTTGGACGTGCTCGAGCGCGTTCGCGGCACGGGGACGTAG
- a CDS encoding glycoside hydrolase family 36 protein, producing MHNRTANGTSVGYDDEHSRIVIGRSDDESSMLDGSLEVRPLGPEPSDASATTLENDVSLETDVSLETTAGGVAVSVTITNTGERPRSLESLVFDLETSDDSSLFGPNSRIYRHGYQSWSPTATLPAGERFPEESSDNAPMMLDLEAPTNRRTSSYLTGFVDESGQAVTMGFLEHDRFCTRFDVRDDERGIHEVAAVCPFDGLTLQPGDSLESATLWIDTARSLEDGLVTIADLVADEMDARVPETVPTGWCSWYHYFTDVTEADVRENLDELQSWGIPVDIVQLDDGYMNAFGDWRTIDDDFDSMAGLAGAIENEGFTPGLWLAPFYVEAGSHLFQDHPEWFITDPETDEPVDGGFRAGDHLHGLDTTHPEVQSWLRETLETAVEEWGFQYLKLDFLFAAALPGSRYDDVTRIEAYRTGMEIIDETVGDDVTVLGCGAPLAPSVGLVDAMRIGPDTDPVWETVGESASQPALKNAVRNTLTRQFLHRRWWLNDPDCQLVRETSDLTTAEREAFAALVATTGGVNVFSDRIAEIDPTGRRLLERSLPPVETGVVEGVADREFPSRVTCERTGDGARTVALFNWSDEQTTVSFDPQRYLEGTAVTDEAPIVWDGFAGEPLESDGRIERALAPHGAAVFTIGDETILEESSPDSLTGGQ from the coding sequence ATGCACAACCGAACGGCAAACGGAACATCGGTCGGCTACGATGACGAACACTCGAGGATAGTCATCGGCCGGAGCGACGACGAAAGTTCTATGCTCGACGGCTCGCTCGAGGTTCGCCCACTGGGTCCGGAACCGTCCGACGCGTCCGCTACTACGCTCGAAAATGATGTCTCCCTCGAAACGGACGTTTCGCTCGAGACGACTGCTGGCGGCGTCGCCGTATCGGTGACGATTACCAACACCGGCGAACGGCCACGTTCGCTCGAGAGTCTCGTCTTCGATCTCGAGACATCTGACGATTCCTCACTCTTTGGCCCCAACAGTCGGATCTACCGCCACGGCTATCAGTCCTGGTCGCCCACGGCGACGCTCCCAGCCGGTGAGCGCTTCCCCGAAGAATCGTCCGACAATGCTCCGATGATGCTCGACCTCGAGGCACCGACGAACAGGCGGACGAGCAGTTACCTCACCGGGTTCGTGGACGAGTCGGGGCAGGCGGTGACGATGGGGTTTCTCGAGCACGACCGTTTTTGCACCCGTTTCGACGTCCGTGATGACGAGCGGGGTATCCACGAGGTTGCTGCCGTCTGCCCGTTCGATGGACTCACGCTCCAACCGGGTGACAGCCTCGAGAGTGCGACGCTCTGGATCGACACGGCTCGCTCGTTGGAAGACGGCCTCGTGACGATTGCCGATCTCGTCGCTGATGAGATGGATGCCAGAGTACCTGAAACCGTACCAACCGGCTGGTGTTCGTGGTATCATTACTTCACCGACGTCACCGAAGCCGACGTCAGGGAAAATCTCGACGAACTCCAGTCGTGGGGTATCCCCGTCGATATCGTCCAGCTCGACGACGGGTACATGAACGCCTTTGGCGACTGGCGAACGATCGACGACGACTTCGATTCGATGGCCGGATTGGCAGGAGCTATCGAGAACGAGGGGTTCACGCCGGGCCTCTGGCTGGCCCCGTTTTACGTGGAAGCCGGCTCACACCTCTTTCAGGACCATCCGGAGTGGTTCATCACCGACCCCGAAACCGACGAACCCGTAGATGGTGGCTTTCGCGCTGGTGATCATCTGCACGGACTCGATACGACCCATCCGGAGGTACAGTCGTGGCTCCGAGAAACCCTCGAGACGGCCGTCGAGGAGTGGGGCTTCCAGTACCTCAAGCTCGACTTCCTCTTCGCTGCCGCGCTTCCCGGGTCGCGCTACGACGACGTCACGCGTATCGAGGCCTATCGAACGGGGATGGAGATAATCGACGAAACCGTCGGTGACGACGTCACGGTGCTCGGCTGTGGTGCACCGCTTGCACCGAGCGTGGGTCTCGTCGATGCGATGCGAATCGGTCCGGACACCGACCCGGTCTGGGAAACGGTGGGTGAATCGGCCAGTCAGCCGGCGCTCAAAAACGCCGTCAGAAACACCCTCACACGGCAGTTCCTGCACCGGCGCTGGTGGCTCAACGATCCCGACTGCCAACTCGTCAGGGAAACGAGCGACCTCACGACGGCCGAACGGGAAGCGTTTGCCGCACTCGTCGCGACCACGGGTGGCGTGAACGTCTTCTCCGACCGTATTGCCGAAATCGACCCCACTGGACGCCGTCTCCTCGAGCGAAGCCTACCGCCGGTCGAAACTGGCGTCGTCGAAGGAGTTGCTGACCGGGAGTTCCCGTCCCGTGTTACCTGCGAACGAACGGGAGATGGGGCGAGAACGGTGGCATTGTTCAACTGGAGCGACGAACAAACGACCGTTTCGTTCGACCCGCAGCGCTATCTCGAGGGAACCGCCGTCACTGACGAGGCGCCGATCGTGTGGGATGGCTTCGCTGGCGAACCGCTCGAGAGCGATGGGAGGATCGAACGAGCGCTCGCGCCACATGGTGCGGCCGTTTTCACTATCGGCGACGAAACGATTCTGGAAGAAAGCTCACCTGACTCACTCACCGGTGGACAGTAG